The following are from one region of the Trichoderma breve strain T069 chromosome 5, whole genome shotgun sequence genome:
- a CDS encoding RNA dependent RNA polymerase domain-containing protein: MEVFLNKVPQGLSDDNLRTELEPHMKKLGVLDWHCDKPLNKPHAWITFLNENDGGKFLQSHGVGTRISPQAAGRQNYNSHLRPQHNEIARLILFKTQIFVKKSNKRADETILMHLKIQKDERKAEQRKPEKRKPAAVDRNPKAPAISSEIRHIGCGKNIFTQESDVLTFVEQSGLLVQGVAKFGRRSLRLTLSGDCNYRVDISYDIIQDLVTEASDASMTLVLTEVPRFYAQQMSSKYVKWERQPFLGLWPAHQKYVAHCLVYRITLAANYAETLQDLRSRKIIVVTRQHLPVQRNPLPYEEDYSTCMSKFEGSIQSASNSRLRLLPFAILFQLQALVWNNYLHPATALKMLEIMDRIAKDYPQHLLARKLVEDVIEVEQMHRSEDPMRTSPYGPRLSEQQAWVLKIMVTPTRIMLHGPDGENKNRVLRMFPQHSDYFVRVIFGDEDGQDLALLPSVNNSAIFERYRKIMKDGIHVAGRKFEFLGFSHSSLRSHSAWFCAPFVDKMEHQDNNSIIKSLGDFSDIRVPAKCAARIGQAFSETPDAVDILQCGIEIKYIPDVKTADGNRVFSDGVGTISSDAMEEIWDHLTATNSTPTCFQVRLGGIKGMLSLDSRLKGKVICIRKESMMKFPSSDQTSLGICDTASKPLRLVLNRQTIKILEDMGTNAEWFIDQQNKALDILRNVTASAPNTSAFLEHQLVGTHVGFPKLIKYLNKVGIDYRRDKFMKNVVDHTILRELRLLKHKARIPVDQGVTLFGIMDETGYLDEGQIYVTFDSTYDKAQGRKKRTVKDGFVLVTRSPALHPGDIQLAQLTTPPPGHPLRDLRNCVVFSQKGDRDLPSQLSGGDLDGDLYSIFWDPFVIPKSYFTPADYPRVTPPALDRVVTRDDIADFFVKFMESDILGMIANRHQIFADFKEEGTVDQECTRLAELHSTAVDYSKTGIAVTIQELPKAPRGRPDFLAPAPPTRLYDRGEIDHIGDPESDGDGEDGMGINKQIYYKSQKILGELYRGVDEEKIWVHDVQRPVAANGPSPWEQLNTHVRAALKEEGYTVSDVDYTHRIDDAWKLRELYQTQVSNSMWQFSTSPRAPISEVEAFCGSILNPKGSQTRRQRDSSIKLKEEMDRVMNFFAKLIRDRTGGATGTADDAASVATDDDGQSERERMNAVELCWACVVVGSEKDVQADGHHESEKPLQSFRVVAASCLVKELNELLTRKRLGRVGGYLGVRSGPRYHGVLPIR; encoded by the exons ATGGAGGTGTTTCTGAATAAAGTGCCGCAGGGTTTGTCAGATGACAACCTTCGTACTGAACTTGAGCCACATATGAAAAAATTAGGTGTCCTCGACTGGCACTGCGATAAACCTCTCAATAAACCTCATGCCTGGATCACCTTTCTCAATGAGAACGATGGAGGGAAATTTCTTCAAAGTCATGGGGTTGGCACTCGCATCTCACCACAGGCCGCAGGTCGCCAAAATTACAACAGCCATCTCAGACCCCAGCACAATGAAATCGCAAGATTAATCCTTTTCAAGACACAAATCTTTGTCAAGAAGAGCAATAAACGAGCTGACGAGACTATTCTCATGCACCTCAAAATACAAAAGGATGAACGAAAGGCAGAACAGCGGAAGCCAGAGAAACGGAAGCCAGCCGCCGTTGATCGCAACCCAAAGGCACCCGCTATCAGCTCAGAAATTCGCCATATCGGATGCGgaaaaaatatttttacACAAGAATCTGATGTCTTGACATTTGTCGAACAGAGTGGCCTCCTCGTCCAGGGTGTGGCCAAGTTTGGACGCCGCTCTTTGAGGCTTACGCTCTCAGGAGATTGCAATTATCGCGTTGATATTTCTTACGATATTATCCAAGATCTCGTCACCGAGGCATCTGATGCGTCAATGACTCTCGTCTTGACAGAGGTGCCAAGATTTTATGCTCAGCAGATGTCATCGAAATATGTCAAATGGGAGCGACAACCATTTTTGGGCCTGTGGCCTGCGCATCAGAAATATGTGGCTCACTGTTTGGTTTACCGCATAACACTCGCGGCGAATTATGCGGAAACTCTCCAGGACTTGAGATCTCGAAAAATTATTGTCGTTACGAGACAGCATCTACCTGTGCAAAGGAACCCTCTACCTTATGAGGAAGACTATTCCACCTGCATGAGTAAATTCGAAGGTTCCATCCAAAGCGCCAGCAATTCAAGACTACGACTACTACCATTTGCGATACTATTTCAGCTTCAAGCTTTGGTGTGGAACAACTACTTGCATCCAGCAACGGCGCTTAAAATGCTGGAAATCATGGACCGGATTGCCAAGGACT ATCCacagcatcttcttgcaAGAAAACTGGTTGAAGATGTGATAGAGGTAGAGCAAATGCATCGGTCAGAGGATCCGATGCGCACCTCACCCTATGGCCCACGACTCTCGGAACAACAGGCTTGGGTGTTGAAGATCATGGTCACCCCAACCCGCATTATGCTACACGGACCTGATGGCGAGAACAAAAACAGAGTCTTGAGGATGTTCCCGCAGCATTCAGACTACTTTGTCCGAGTCATATTTGGTGACGAAGACGGTCAGGATCTGGCATTGCTGCCCAGTGTGAATAATTCGGCAATTTTTGAACGATACCGGAAAATCATGAAGGACGGGATTCATGTTGCTGGCCGAAAGTTTGAGTTTCTGGGGTTTTCTCACTCCTCTCTTCGCTCTCACTCGGCGTGGTTTTGTGCACCCTTTGTCGACAAGATGGAGCATCAGgacaacaacagcatcatcaagtcGCTAGGCGATTTTAGCGACATTCGCGTCCCAGCAAAATGCGCCGCGCGTATCGGGCAAGCCTTTTCCGAAACGCCTGATGCAGTGGATATTCTTCAATGCGGCATTGAGATCAAGTACATCCCTGACGTGAAAACAGCTGACGGAAACCGTGTATTCAGCGACGGGGTTGGTACCATCTCGTCGGATGCTATGGAGGAGATTTGGGACCACCTCACAGCGACAAATTCGACGCCAACCTGCTTTCAAGTCCGCCTTGGAGGGATAAAGGGAATGCTCTCACTCGACTCCCggctcaagggcaaggtAATTTGCATACGGAAGGAGTCCATGATGAAGTTTCCAAGCTCGGACCAAACGAGTTTGGGCATTTGTGACACGGCTTCAAAGCCGCTGCGCCTTGTTTTGAATCGCCAAACAATCAAAATTTTAGAAGATATGGGTACAAACGCCGAGTGGTTCATAGATCAGCAGAACAAAGCCCTCGACATACTTCGAAATGTCACCGCCTCAGCACCAAACACCAGCGCCTTTTTGGAGCATCAACTTGTGGGCACACATGTGGGGTTTCCCAAGCTCATCAAGTACTTGAACAAGGTTGGAATCGACTACCGGCGAGACAAGTTCATGAAGAATGTTGTAGATCATACCATTCTTCGAGAGTTGCGTCTGCTGAAGCACAAAGCACGGATTCCGGTGGACCAAGGAGTGACTCTGTTTGGCATCATGGACGAAACGGGATATCTTGACGAGGGCCAAATATATGTCACTTTTGATTCAACATATGACAAGGCCCAGGGTCGGAAGAAGCGGACAGTCAAGGACGGATTTGTGCTTGTCACGCGCTCACCTGCCCTCCATCCTGGAGATATTCAGCTTGCTCAACTGACGACGCCGCCACCTGGGCATCCACTACGTGATTTGAGAAATTGCGTCGTCTTTAGTCAGAAGGGGGATCGCGATTTGCCAAGCCAGCTGAGCGGGGGAGACCTCGATGGAGACTTGTACAGCATCTTCTGGGATCCCTTTGTCATTCCAAAGAGTTACTTTACCCCGGCCGATTATCCCAGAGTTACACCGCCGGCACTGGACCGAGTGGTGACGCGTGACGACATTGCAGACTTTTTTGTCAAGTTTATGGAGAGTGATATCCTGGGCATGATTGCCAACCGACACCAGATTTTTGCAGACTtcaaagaagagggaacAGTTGATCAAGAGTGTACCAGACTCGCGGAGCTGCATTCAACCGCAGTCGACTACTCCAAGACGGGTATTGCAGTGACAATCCAAGAACTGCCCAAGGCACCACGTGGCCGCCCAGATTT CCTTGCGCCTGCTCCTCCCACCCGTTTATACGATCGAGGTGAAATCGACCACATTGGAGATCCCGAATcggatggagatggtgagGATGGGATGGGTATAAATAAGCAAATATACTACAAATCTCAGAAGATATTGGGCGAATTGTATCGCGGTGTGGACGAAGAGAAAATCTGGGTTCACGATGTCCAGCGCCCGGTGGCAGCGAACGGTCCTTCTCCATGGGAGCAGTTGAACACGCATGTGCGCGCTGCTCTAAAGGAGGAAGGATATACCGTGTCAGACGTTGATTACACTCATCGGATTGATGACGCATGGAAGCTTCGTGAACT GTATCAAACGCAAGTCTCCAATTCCATGTGGCAGTTTTCAACCAGTCCTCGCGCTCCCATTAGCGAAGTGGAAGCCTTTTGCGGGTCAATTCTAAACCCTAAAGGCAGCCAAACGCGGCGGCAACGAGATTCATCCATCAAGctgaaagaggagatggacAGAGTCATGAATTTCTTTGCGAAGCTTATACGCGATCGTACTGGGGGTGCTACGGGTACTGCAGATGACGCGGCGTCGGTCGCAACGGATGATGACGGGCAAAGTGAGAGGGAAAGAATGAATGCCGTGGAACTGTGCTGGGCTTGTGTGGTTGTGGGGAGCGAGAAGGATGTCCAGGCTGACGGCCATCACGAGAGCGAAAAGCCGCTCCAGAGCTTCCgggtggtggcggcgagcTGTCTGGTGAAGGAACTCAATGAGCTGTTGACTAGAAAGAGGCTCGGAAGGGTGGGAGGTTATCTTGGGGTTCGTTCGGGGCCTCGATACCATGGCGTGTTGCCAATCAGGTGA